In one window of Nothobranchius furzeri strain GRZ-AD chromosome 11, NfurGRZ-RIMD1, whole genome shotgun sequence DNA:
- the myl12.2 gene encoding myosin regulatory light chain 2, smooth muscle minor isoform, translating to MEHSTVLVSSSSSPTPIGRFLLRHSVVLVASFNAFLVRTFTFFLRRGNLPVCKMSSKRAKGKNTKKRPQRATSNVFAMFDQSQIQEFKEAFNMIDQNRDGFIDKEDLHDMLASLGKNPTDDYLEAMMNEAPGPINFTMFLTMFGEKLNGTDPEDVIRNAFACFDEEGTGMIQEEYLRELLTTMGDRFTDEDVDELYREAPIDKKGNFNYVAFTRILKHGAKDKDD from the exons ATGGAACATTCCACTGTGTTGGTTTCTTCCAGTTCTTCTCCGACTCCGATTGGTCGGTTTCTTCTTCGTCATTCTGTTGTCTTGGTAGCTTCCTTTAACGCCTTTTTGGTTAGAACTTTTACATTTTTTCTCAG GAGAGGGAACCTACCAGTCTGCAAAATGTCAAGTAAAAGGGCCAAGGGAAAGAACACCAAGAAGCGACCCCAGCGTGCTACCTCCAATGTGTTTGCTATGTTTGATCAGTCCCAGATCCAGGAGTTCAAAGAGGCGTTCAATATGATTGACCAAAACAGAGATGGATTTATTGACAAAGAAGACCTTCATGATATGCTCGCCTCACTAG gtaaaaaccCCACTGATGACTACCTGGAGGCTATGATGAATGAAGCTCCTGGCCCAATCAACTTCACCATGTTTCTGACCATGTTTGGAGAAAAGCTAAATGGCACCGATCCAGAGGATGTGATCCGTAACGCTTTTGCGTGTTTTGATGAAGAGGGCACAG GTATGATTCAGGAGGAGTACCTGCGGGAGCTGCTCACTACCATGGGCGACCGCTTCACAGACGAAGACGTGGACGAGCTTTATCGAGAGGCACCAATCGACAAGAAAGGCAACTTCAACTACGTAGCATTCACACGTATTCTAAAACACGGTGCGAAGGACAAGGACGATTAG
- the bag1 gene encoding BAG family molecular chaperone regulator 1, with protein MSAQTITVTVAYGSTKHSITVTSQDEGKGLTVKDLAEALNQATGVPPASQKLIFKGKSLKDLEESLSSYGIKEGCKLMMIGKRNSPEEEAELRKLKEIEKSVEQMVKKLENVDGELTGLKNGFLAKDLQAEALSKLDHRVKIAAEQFMKILEQIDAMSLPENFIDCRMKKKGLVKTVQDFLARCDRIEACISDHLSKIQTKNLALA; from the exons GATCAACTAAGCACAGCATCACAGTAACGAGCCAAGATGAGGGGAAAGGACTCACTGTTAAAGACCTTGCAGAAGCTCTTAATCAAGCCACTGGTGTTCCTCCTGCTTCACAAAAACTTATCTTCAAAG GAAAGTCCCTTAAAGACTTGGAGGAAAGTCTGTCGAGCTATGGAATAAAAGAAGGCTGCAAGCTCATGATGATTGGAAAGCGG AACAGTCCAGAAGAAGAAGCTGAACTGAGGAAGCTGAAGGAGATTGAAAAATCTGTGGAGCAGATGGTGAAGAAGCTGGAGAATGTAGACGGGGAGTTAACCGGATTAAAGAAC GGCTTCCTGGCCAAAGACCTCCAAGCAGAGGCGTTGAGTAAACTGGACCACAGAGTAAAAATAGCAGCAGAGCAGTTCATGAAGATCCTGGAGCAGATCGATGCCATG AGTCTCCCAGAAAATTTTATCGATTGTAGAATGAAGAAAAAGGGACTTGTTAAAACAGTGCAG GACTTCCTTGCCCGGTGTGACAGGATCGAAGCCTGCATTTCAGACCACCTATCAAAGATTCAGACAAAAAACCTGGCCCTGGCATAA